The window AGGCAACGGACGGCTAGACCCAGGGAGCTACATATTGCCTCGAACTCTTCCTGTGGAACATGGAGATTGGTCGCCGGGTAGAGCACGAGTGGTTCTCCGCGCAGCAGCGGTCGGATGTACGTGGAGTAGATCGTGCGCGCCAACGCGCGGGGCCCGAACTCGCGAAGCTTGCGGCCGAGATGAACGACGATGCCTCTGTCAAGTTCAGGCCGGAAGGGCAGCTCTCCGACGAACACCGTGCCGCCGGGAGAGCAGACTCGAACCAGCTCCGCCAGCGCTTGCTCCACGACCGCCTTGGATGGAAGCGCTTGGAGTACCGAGTTGATCACCACGACATCGAATGACTTATCCGCGTACGGAATGTCTTCCGCGGACCCCAACCTGAACTCCACGTTTGGCGCATTACGAAATAGCCGAGTCAGCTTCGCGACGGCGCTCGCGCTTGGGTCTACGCCGCAGCAGCGAAGGA is drawn from Deltaproteobacteria bacterium and contains these coding sequences:
- a CDS encoding class I SAM-dependent methyltransferase, which produces MIVRRIHASDHREAYDLWAKHFADPALMANRDAETTRRKLARVASQLSLGPASRVLDVGPGDGALFRLVSNRVLRCCGVDPSASAVAKLTRLFRNAPNVEFRLGSAEDIPYADKSFDVVVINSVLQALPSKAVVEQALAELVRVCSPGGTVFVGELPFRPELDRGIVVHLGRKLREFGPRALARTIYSTYIRPLLRGEPLVLYPATNLHVPQEEFEAICSSLGLAVRCLRHLELRRPSETRNDYFLALSS